In a genomic window of Magnolia sinica isolate HGM2019 chromosome 14, MsV1, whole genome shotgun sequence:
- the LOC131225048 gene encoding receptor-like protein EIX1, protein MESCYSRQRRFLISVFLLNVLIYWGGYWKVSGCFDSERKALTTIQKALNDPSNILSSWDDASDSCKWRGITCHNTHYDGFLINGGIDPALVELQHLQLLDLSFNALDGAPIPDFLGSMKELRHLDLSWAGFGRRIPHQLGNVPKLISLDLSYSSLSAKNLWCLTSLPSLNYLDMSYVNLSMASHDWVHVMNMSPSLIELALYHCGLSYISPILPSVNFTSLRLLDPYLLLGSTDDNLRVDLSEFLEGSWRKLKILHLSFSQLHGGIPISIWNMTSLESLFLNACKMHAAIPDWLYELKNLKRLSLSDCMLTGPIPAARLGGLSSLEELDLSGSQLNGNIPAALGGLSSLVELDLSWNQLNGTIPTTLGQLSNLFLLDLSNVFEVDERDDPALVELKHLQFLDLSFNAFHGAPIPDFLGSMKDLRHLNLSDAGFSGSIPHQLGNLSKLISLKLSSDYSLSAKNLWWLTSLPSLNYLDMSFVNLSMASHDWVHVMNMSPSLVELRLLDCGLSYISPTLPSVNFTSLRVLDLRFNDFNSTIPNWIANISSLVSLYLSRNNFHGEVPYQFSLLPNLEELWFGSTDDNLRVDWSEFLEGSWRKLKKLHLSFSQLPGGIPNSISNMISLEFLGLSFGENITGSIPRAITKLINLESLSLYGYKMHAAIPDWLHELKNLKHLSLQDCMLTGPIPAARLGGLSSLEELDLSRNQLNGNIPAALGGLSSLQELSLQENQLNGTIPTTLGQLSNLGWLDLSDNSLTGNVSESVFENLKKLTSLYLSSNSLVFVPHSDWAPPFQLFDIYLSSCHLGPRFPLWLRTQKYVQVLDLSDTTISGIIPTWFWDLTPQLRSLNLSNNHIFGQLPNPLKMQPQSFIDLSSNHFNGPIPCILNGARVLDLSNNQFSAPIPPNFTSTMQYLEYFCAKGNQINGTIPSFIEGMKSLTVLDLSRNNIGGIIPLSLGNCVALEAVDLSNNRLSGEIPRSLGQLRRLRTMHLSNNSLSGKIPLSLKKSSSLETMDLGYNNFSGHIPTWISKSFPTLRILRLRSNMFTGNIPSQLLNLTSLQLLDVAQNCLSGSIPQSFENLMAMKNEQKINHVRSYGGMGSSYYEENLLVSMKGLVLEYTRTVSLVTCMDLSRNNLSGEIPEGFTGLLGLRALNLSGNHLTGKIPDKIGKLALLESLDFSENQLSGTIPLSMSNLTFLSCLNLSFNNLWGKIPSGNQLQTFQDPSIYMGNIGLCGPPLLDKCVSDETPPGPGYVEKDEEEDEMRWFYSGLGPGFAVGFWALCGILVLKRSWRIVYYRFFDKMKDRLF, encoded by the exons ATGGAGAGTTGTTATTCTCGGCAGAGAAGATTTCTTATTTCTGTCTTTCTTTTAAATGTATTAATATATTGGGGAGGATATTGGAAGGTGAGTGGTTGCTTCGATTCCGAGAGAAAAGCTCTCACCACCATCCAGAAGGCTCTGAACGATCCCTCCAATATTCTTTCTTCTTGGGATGATGCCTCTGACTCCTGCAAATGGAGAGGAATTACCTGCCACAACACTCATTATGACGGGTTCCTTATTAATGGCGGAATTGATCCGGCTTTGGTGGAACTGCAGCATCTTCAGCTCCTGGACTTGAGCTTTAATGCTCTTGATGGTGCACCAATTCCAGATTTCCTGGGTTCAATGAAGGAGTTGAGGCATTTGGACTTATCATGGGCAGGATTCGGCAGGAGAATCCCTCATCAGCTTGGAAACGTCCCTAAACTCATTTCCCTAGacctttcttattcttctttgagTGCCAAAAACCTTTGGTGTTTGACAAGCCTGCCTTCTCTCAATTACCTCGACATGTCTTATGTGAACCTTTCCATGGCAAGCCATGATTGGGTGCACGTAATGAACATGTCTCCTTCCCTCATTGAGCTAGCCTTATACCATTGTGGACTTTCATATATTTCTCCAATTCTTCCTTCTGTTAATTTCACATCTCTCCGTCTCCTTGATCCAT ACTTGTTGCTGGGATCAACTGATGATAACCTGAGGGTTGATTTGTCAGAGTTCCTTGAAGGCAGCTGGAGGAAGCTGAAGATACTTCATCTATCTTTCAGTCAGCTGCATGGAGGAATCCCCATCTCTATTTGGAATATGACATCACTTGAGTCTCTGTTTTTGAATGCATGCAAAATGCATGCGGCCATTCCTGATTGGTtatatgagctcaaaaatcttAAACGCCTTTCTCTATCCGATTGCATGCTGACAGGCCCAATCCCTGCAGCTCGGcttggaggattgtcttccttaGAAGAACTAGATCTCTCAGGGAGTCAGTTGAATGGAAATATCCCTGCagctcttggaggattgtcttccttaGTAGAATTAGATCTCTCAtggaatcagttgaatgggacAATTCCAACAACTTTAGGACAACTTTCTAACTTGTTTTTGCTTGACCTCTCAAACGTGTTTGAAGT ggatgaacgtgatgatcCAGCTCTGGTTGAACTGAAGCATCTTCAGTTCTTGGACTTGAGCTTTAATGCTTTTCATGGCGCACCAATTCCAGATTTCCTGGGTTCAATGAAGGATTTGAGGCATTTGAACTTGTCAGATGCAGGATTCAGTGGGAGTATCCCTCATCAGCTTGGAAACCTCTCTAAACTCATTTCCCTGAAGCTTTCTTCAGATTATTCTTTGAGTGCCAAAAACCTTTGGTGGTTGACAAGCCTACCTTCTCTCAATTACCTCGACATGTCTTTTGTGAACCTTTCCATGGCAAGCCATGATTGGGTGCACGTAATGAACATGTCTCCTTCCCTCGTTGAGCTAAGGTTGCTCGATTGTGGTCTTTCATATATTTCTCCTACTCTTCCTTCTGTTAATTTCACATCTCTCCGTGTCCTCGATCTCCGTTTTAACGACTTCAACTCTACCATTCCAAACTGGATAGCTAACATTAGTAGCCTCGTGTCCTTGTATCTCTCACGTAACAACTTTCATGGTGAGGTTCCTTATCAATTTTCACTACTTCCTAACTTGGAGGAGTTGTGGTTTGGATCAACTGATGATAACCTCAGGGTTGATTGGTCAGAGTTCCTTGAAGGCAGCTGGAGGAAGCTGAAGAAACTTCATCTATCTTTCAGTCAGCTGCCTGGAGGAATCCCCAACTCTATTTCGAATATGATATCACTTGAGTTTCTCGGTTTGTCATTCGGTGAGAATATAACGGGTAGCATTCCAAGAGCCATAACTAAGCTTATCAATTTAGAGAGCCTGTCTTTGTATGGATACAAAATGCATGCGGCCATTCCTGATTGgttacatgagctcaaaaatcttAAACACCTTTCTCTCCAAGATTGCATGCTGACAGGCCCAATCCCTGCAGCTCgtcttggaggattgtcttccttaGAAGAATTAGATCTCTCACGGAATCAGTTGAATGGAAATATCCCTGCagctcttggaggattgtcttccttaCAAGAATTATCTCTCCAAGAGAATCAGTTGAATGGGACAATCCCAACAACTTTAGGACAACTTTCTAACTTGGGTTGGCTTGACCTCTCTGACAACTCCTTGACAGGAAACGTGTCTGAAAGTGTTTTTGAAAACCTCAAAAAGTTGACGTCCTTATATTTGTCTTCCAATTCTTTGGTTTTTGTTCCACACTCTGATTGGGCCCCTCCATTTCAGCTTTTTGACATTTACCTAAGTTCATGTCATTTAGGTCCTCGATTTCCTCTCTGGCTACGAACACAAAAATACGTACAAGTGTTGGATCTCTCTGACACAACCATCTCTGGCATCATCCCCACCTGGTTTTGGGATTTAACACCCCAACTTCGTTCCTTGAACCTTTCAAATAACCACATTTTTGGCCAATTGCCCAACCCTTTAAAAATGCAGCCTCAATCCTTCATTGATTTGAGTTCGAATCATTTCAATGGTCCCATACCCTGCATATTGAATGGAGCCAGAGTACTTGATCTCTCCAACAATCAATTTTCAGCCCCAATCCCACCCAATTTTACATCCACAATGCAGTATTTAGAATACTTTTGTGCCAAAGGTAACCAAATCAATGGCACGATTCCCTCATTCATAGAAGGAATGAAATCCTTGACTGTCCTTGACCTTTCTCGAAACAATATTGGTGGTATCATTCCATTGAGTTTGGGTAATTGTGTAGCCCTTGAGGCAGTTGATTTGAGCAACAACAGGTTATCAGGAGAAATACCCAGGTCCCTGGGTCAGTTGCGTCGACTCCGAACAATGCACTTGAGCAACAATAGCCTATCAGGAAAAATCCCTTTGTCCCTGAAGAAATCTTCTAGTTTGGAGACTATGGACCTTGGATACAACAATTTCTCAGGTCATATTCCCACTTGGATTAGCAAAAGCTTTCCAACTTTAAGAATTCTGCGCTTACGATCCAATATGTTTACTGGCAACATCCCATCACAACTATTAAACCTAACTTCTCTTCAGCTCCTTGATGTGGCACAAAATTGTTTATCTGGTTCAATTCCTCAaagttttgaaaatctcatggCCATGAAGAATGAGCAGAAGATAAACCACGTTCGTTCCTATGGAGGGATGGGATCATCATATTATGAGGAAAACTTGCTTGTGTCAATGAAGGGGCTAGTGCTTGAATACACAAGAACAGTTTCACTGGTTACATGCATGGACCTTTCAAGAAATAATTTGTCAGGAGAGATCCCTGAAGGATTCACAGGACTTTTGGGATTGCGTGCTTTAAACTTATCTGGAAATCATTTGACCGGAAAAATTCCAGACAAGATTGGTAAATTGGCATTGCTAGAGTCTCTTGATTTCTCTGAAAATCAGCTTTCAGGTACAATTCCTCTGAGCATGTCAAATTTAACTTTTCTAAGTTGTTTAAACTTGTCGTTTAATAACTTGTGGGGGAAAATCCCATCTGGAAATCAGCTCCAGACATTCCAAGATCCTTCTATTTATATGGGCAACATCGGACTTTGTGGACCTCCTCTTCTAGATAAATGTGTTAGTGATGAGACTCCTCCAGGTCCTGGTTACGttgaaaaagatgaagaagaggatgagaTGCGTTGGTTTTACTCTGGGTTGGGACCAGGATTTGCAGTTGGATTTTGGGCCTTATGTGGCATTTTAGTGCTCAAGAGGTCTTGGAGGATTGTCTATTACCGCTTCTTTGATAAGATGAAAGATAGACTCTTTTAG
- the LOC131224687 gene encoding receptor-like protein EIX2 — protein sequence MESCYSQQRRFLISVFVLNVLIYWGGYWKVSGCFDSERKALTTFRKALNDSFNILSSWDDDASDCCKWRGITCHNITGFVLKLDLHVKDSRLGLGGRIDPALVQLKHLQFLDLSSNAFNGAPIPDFLGSMKELRHLNLSDAGFSGRIPRQLGNLTKLISLKLSSPSLSAKNLWWLTSLPSLTYLDMSFVNLSMASHDWVHVMNMSPSLVELYLWNCGLSYISPTLPSVNFTSVRVLDLSENNFNSSIPNWIANISSLVSLYLSNDNFHGEVPYDQFSKLPNLEELWLGSTDDSLRVDWSEFLEGSWRKLKILDLSFSQLHGGIPNSIGNITSLVDLYLSFGENITGSIPRAITKLINLESLSLYGYKMHAAIPDWLSELENLKHLAFRECMLTGPIPAALLGGLSSLEELDLSWNQLNGNIPAALGGLSSLLYLSLRGNELNGNIPAALGGLSSLEELDLSGNQLNGNIPAALGGLSSLEELDLSGNQLNGNIPAALGGLSSLEELDLSGNQLNGTIPTTLGQLSNLSWLLLSYNSLTGNVSESLFENLKKLTGLTLSSNSLVFYPHSDWAPPFQLSYINLGSCHLGPRFPLWLRTQKYVQNLDLSNTTISGIIPTWFWDLTPQLFELNLSNNQIFGQLPNPFKMQPGAFSIDLSLNNFSGPIPCILNGASFLDLSNNQFSGPIPPNFTSTMQHLNYFSARGNQISGMIPSFIEGINSLTVLDLSRNNIGGIIPLRLGNCIALEALDLSKNRLSGGKSTSLGLLRQLQTMHLSNNNLSGEIPSSLKKCTSLETLDLGHNNFSGHIPTWIGKSFPALRILSLRSNMLTGNIPAQISNLTSLQILDVGQNYLSGSIPQSFEDLMAMKKTNLNLSYGGIGTSYYKENLFLSMKGQMLEYTRTVSLVTCMDLSRNNLSGEIPKGLTNLLGLRVLNFSENHLTGEIPDKIGKLALLESLDFSKNQLSGTIPLSMSNLTFLSYLNLSFNNLWGRIPTGNQLQTLPYPSIYMGNNGLCGSPLPNKCVDDETPQAPMPVGGDLEKDEEEYEMRWFYSAVGPGFAIGFWAFCGVLILKKPWRIAYYRFFDDLENRLCFNCHCT from the coding sequence ATGGAGAGTTGTTATTCTCAGCAGAGAAGATTTCTTATTTCTGTCTTTGTTTTAAATGTATTAATATATTGGGGAGGATATTGGAAGGTGAGTGGTTGCTTCGATTCCGAGAGAAAAGCTCTCACCACCTTTCGGAAGGCTCTCAACgattccttcaatattctctcttcatGGGATGATGATGCCTCTGACTGCTGCAAATGGAGAGGAATTACCTGCCACAACATAACTGGGTTTGTTCTTAAACTCGACCTCCATGTCAAGGACTCCCGCCTCGGACTAGGTGGCAGAATTGATCCAGCTCTGGTTCAACTGAAGCATCTTCAGTTCTTGGACTTGAGCTCGAATGCTTTTAATGGCGCACCAATTCCAGATTTCCTGGGTTCAATGAAGGAGTTGAGGCATTTGAACTTGTCAGATGCAGGGTTCAGCGGGAGAATCCCTCGTCAGCTTGGAAACCTCACTAAACTCATTTCCCTGAAGCTTTCTTCACCTTCTTTGAGTGCCAAAAACCTTTGGTGGTTGACAAGCCTACCTTCTCTCACTTACCTCGACATGTCTTTTGTGAACCTTTCCATGGCAAGCCATGATTGGGTGCACGTAATGAACATGTCTCCTTCCCTCGTTGAGTTGTACCTATGGAACTGTGGTCTTTCATATATTTCTCCAACTCTTCCTTCTGTTAATTTCACATCTGTCCGTGTCCTCGATCTCAGTGAGAACAACTTCAATTCTAGCATTCCAAACTGGATAGCTAACATTAGTAGCCTCGTGTCCTTGTATCTCTCAAATGACAACTTTCATGGTGAGGTTCCTTATGatcaattttcaaaacttcctaaCTTGGAAGAGTTGTGGTTGGGATCAACTGATGATAGCCTGAGGGTTGATTGGTCAGAGTTCCTTGAAGGCAGCTGGAGGAAGCTGAAGATACTTGATCTATCTTTCAGTCAGCTGCATGGAGGAATCCCCAACTCTATTGGGAATATTACCTCACTGGTGGATCTTTATTTATCATTTGGCGAGAATATAACAGGTAGCATTCCAAGAGCCATAACTAAGCTTATCAATTTAGAGAGCCTGTCTTTGTATGGATACAAAATGCATGCGGCCATTCCTGATTGGTTATCTGAGCTCGAAAATCTTAAACACCTTGCTTTCAGGGAATGCATGCTGACAGGTCCAATCCCTGCAGCTCttcttggaggattgtcttccttgGAAGAATTAGATCTCTCATGGAATCAGTTGAATGGAAATATCCCTGCagctcttggaggattgtcttccttaCTGTATTTATCTCTCCGTGGGAATGAGTTGAATGGGAATATCCCTGCagctcttggaggattgtcttccttgGAAGAATTAGATCTCTCAgggaatcagttgaatgggaatatccctgcagctcttggaggattgtcttccttgGAAGAATTAGATCTCTCAgggaatcagttgaatgggaatatccctgcagctcttggaggattgtcttccttgGAAGAATTAGATCTCTCAgggaatcagttgaatgggacAATCCCGACAACTTTAGGACAACTTTCTAACTTGTCTTGGCTTTTACTCTCTTACAACTCCTTGACAGGAAACGTGTCTGAAAGCCTTTTTGAAAACCTCAAAAAGTTGACGGGCTTAACTTTGTCTTCCAATTCTTTGGTTTTTTATCCACACTCTGATTGGGCCCCTCCATTTCAGCTTTCTTACATTAACCTAGGATCATGTCATTTGGGTCCTCGATTTCCTCTCTGGCTACGAACACAAAAATACGTACAGAATTTGGATCTCTCTAACACAACCATCTCTGGCATCATCCCCACCTGGTTTTGGGATTTAACACCCCAActttttgaattgaacctttcaaatAATCAGATTTTTGGCCAATTGCCCAACCCTTTCAAAATGCAACCTGGGGCCTTCTCCATTGATTTGAGTTTGAATAATTTCAGTGGTCCCATACCCTGCATATTGAATGGAGCCTCTTTTCTCGATCTCTCCAACAATCAATTTTCTGGGCCAATCCCACCAAATTTTACATCCACAATGCAGCATTTAAATTATTTTTCTGCTAGAGGTAACCAAATCAGTGGCATGATTCCCTCATTCATAGAAGGAATAAACTCCTTGACTGTCCTTGACCTTTCCCGAAACAATATAGGTGGAATCATTCCATTGAGATTGGGTAATTGCATAGCACTTGAGGCACTTGATTTGAGCAAGAACAGGTTATCGGGAGGAAAATCCACATCTTTGGGTCTGTTACGTCAACTCCAAACAATGCACTTGAGCAACAATAACCTATCGGGAGAAATCCCTTCATCTTTGAAGAAATGTACTAGTCTGGAGACTCTCGACCTTGGACACAACAATTTCTCGGGTCATATTCCCACTTGGATTGGAAAAAGCTTTCCAGCTTTAAGAATTCTGAGTTTACGATCAAATATGCTTACTGGCAACATCCCGGCACAAATATCGAACCTGACTTCTCTTCAGATCCTTGATGTGGGACAAAATTATTTATCTGGTTCAATTCCCCAAAGTTTTGAAGATCTCATGGCCATGAAGAAGACAAACCTCAATCTTTCCTATGGAGGGATAGGAACATCATATTACAAGGAAAACTTGTTTTTATCAATGAAGGGGCAAATGCTTGAATACACTAGAACAGTTTCACTTGTTACGTGCATGGACCTTTCAAGAAATAACTTATCTGGAGAGATCCCAAAAGGACTTACAAATCTTTTGGGATTGCGTGTCTTAAACTTTTCGGAAAACCATTTAACCGGAGAGATCCCAGACAAGATTGGTAAATTGGCATTGCTAGAATCTcttgatttctcaaaaaatcagctttcaGGTACAATTCCTTTGAGCATGTCAAATTTAACTTTTCTTAGTTACCTGAACTTATCATTTAACAACTTGTGGGGGAGAATTCCAACTGGAAATCAGCTCCAGACACTTCCATATCCTTCAATTTATATGGGCAACAACGGACTTTGTGGATCTCCTCTTCCAAATAAGTGTGTTGATGATGAGACACCTCAGGCTCCAATGCCTGTTGGTGGTGACTTAGAAAAAGACGAAGAAGAGTATGAAATGCGTTGGTTTTACTCTGCAGTTGGACCAGGATTTGCCATTGGATTTTGGGCCTTCTGTGGTGTTCTAATACTCAAGAAGCCATGGAGGATTGCTTACTACCGCTTCTTCGATGATCTGGAAAATAGACTGTGCTTCAATTGTCATTGTACATGA